In Pseudoalteromonas carrageenovora IAM 12662, the following proteins share a genomic window:
- a CDS encoding two-component system response regulator translates to MADQLKLLILNASSAERHAIRATLESLHVFTFIDAQDSQQALRLLKQQPVDIIITGLNVGKIDGWRFSRMIRSGLLKTPKNTPILLIPPIYCERIAETTARSYGIDAVLPFEHKDMLPQVLANVLSTHLEKSSRLNLLLLEPIQETADTISEQLKLNFAITHVTTAKAALNAYNQQQFSIVLLDATSSSAQSSSLLVEEILQHNSKQAIVTIIESDDADYAEQLLLSGVTDFIRAPYDPSFLNKVCDHAARREDFMVSYAEFAHKVEQLSVSEVRYKELFSAHQRILLHLNTVVLELDQQGLIRFINPAWEALSGFGVKSTLQKSLSDYCSLDDKQKLTHTINDILNGGQQQQQIEVKLSHKNGNLIWVECRLQLIKNSRNNATITATIDNIHERKQAELQLRHLAHHDPLTGLHNRYYFDQQLNKICQDKYTYEGVEHAVIYIDLDHFKIINDSKGHHQGDIVLKEVAQLFKANIGDDHLVCRIGGDEFAVILTDINLLDAHLIAEGVCSAIEKHSFKSEDQIYTISCSIGLTQITPQNCDPNECLKQADIALYIAKNLGRNLVHCYSKEDAQNNTLQSGLEWGHEIRQALKQDQIELHYQPIWDFKENKVAYFEALLRLKHNGELIYPNQFIPSLEMLNDTFMMDQCVVRNAIACVAKHPELNQVAINLSAQSFLDERLLPLIESNLEKYQVPPTRIIFEITESASINNLKATRKMIEKLNKLGCHFSIDDFGTGFSTFNYLKQLPAQHVKIDGSFVSDMLNDPIDLALVKAINDISRSLDKRSVAEYVENKEIFFALKEIGVDYGQGYFIAHPIPVEKIKGELEKISKNKTFYQQ, encoded by the coding sequence GTGGCAGACCAGCTAAAATTGCTTATATTAAACGCAAGTAGTGCTGAACGCCATGCGATTAGAGCCACCCTTGAAAGCTTACATGTATTTACTTTTATAGATGCACAAGACAGCCAACAAGCTTTAAGACTATTAAAACAACAACCTGTCGATATTATAATTACAGGTCTTAATGTTGGTAAAATTGATGGTTGGCGCTTTTCAAGAATGATCCGCTCAGGATTATTAAAAACCCCAAAAAATACTCCTATTTTACTTATTCCACCTATTTATTGTGAACGCATAGCAGAAACCACAGCAAGAAGTTACGGCATAGATGCGGTATTACCGTTTGAGCATAAAGACATGTTGCCGCAAGTACTCGCTAATGTACTTTCTACCCATTTAGAAAAAAGTAGCAGGCTAAATTTATTACTTTTAGAGCCAATTCAAGAAACCGCAGACACTATTAGCGAGCAACTAAAGCTAAACTTTGCCATTACACATGTTACAACGGCCAAAGCCGCTCTTAATGCATACAATCAGCAGCAGTTTTCAATTGTGCTGCTGGATGCAACCTCTTCTAGCGCTCAAAGCTCAAGCTTATTAGTTGAAGAAATACTTCAACATAATTCTAAACAAGCCATTGTAACAATTATAGAAAGTGATGATGCCGATTACGCAGAACAGCTTTTACTCTCAGGCGTTACCGACTTTATTAGAGCACCGTACGACCCTTCATTTTTAAATAAAGTGTGTGATCATGCTGCTCGCCGTGAAGACTTTATGGTCAGCTACGCAGAGTTTGCTCATAAAGTAGAGCAGTTAAGTGTTAGTGAAGTGCGTTATAAAGAGCTGTTTTCGGCGCATCAGCGTATTTTGTTACATCTAAACACCGTAGTGCTAGAGCTTGATCAACAAGGGTTGATCCGCTTTATTAATCCCGCATGGGAAGCATTAAGTGGCTTTGGTGTAAAATCAACACTGCAAAAGTCACTTAGTGATTACTGTAGTTTGGATGATAAGCAAAAGCTTACCCATACGATTAACGATATTTTAAATGGTGGCCAGCAGCAACAACAAATAGAAGTGAAGCTAAGCCATAAAAATGGCAACCTGATTTGGGTTGAGTGTCGACTTCAGTTAATTAAAAATAGCCGAAATAACGCAACGATAACGGCCACTATCGATAATATACATGAGCGAAAACAAGCAGAACTTCAGCTTCGTCATTTAGCACACCACGACCCACTAACAGGCTTACATAATCGCTATTACTTTGACCAGCAACTCAACAAAATATGCCAAGATAAGTACACTTACGAAGGTGTAGAACATGCTGTTATATATATTGACCTGGACCACTTTAAAATAATTAATGACAGCAAAGGGCACCATCAGGGCGATATTGTACTAAAAGAAGTGGCGCAGCTATTTAAAGCGAATATTGGCGATGATCACCTAGTATGTCGAATTGGCGGGGACGAGTTTGCGGTGATCCTCACAGATATAAACTTACTTGACGCTCACCTTATTGCCGAAGGTGTGTGTAGCGCCATAGAAAAGCATTCATTTAAATCTGAAGATCAAATATACACAATTAGCTGCTCTATTGGTTTGACTCAAATAACGCCACAAAATTGCGACCCTAATGAATGCTTAAAACAAGCTGATATTGCGCTATATATTGCTAAAAACTTAGGGCGAAATTTAGTACATTGCTACTCAAAAGAGGATGCACAAAACAACACTTTGCAATCTGGGCTCGAGTGGGGGCACGAAATTAGACAAGCCCTAAAACAAGACCAAATAGAACTACACTACCAACCTATTTGGGACTTTAAAGAAAACAAAGTAGCCTACTTTGAAGCATTACTTCGTTTAAAACATAATGGTGAGCTGATTTACCCTAATCAATTTATCCCTTCATTAGAAATGCTAAACGATACATTTATGATGGACCAATGTGTTGTACGTAATGCTATTGCTTGCGTTGCAAAACATCCTGAGCTTAATCAAGTTGCAATTAACCTATCGGCACAATCATTTTTAGATGAGCGCTTATTACCTTTAATCGAATCAAACCTAGAGAAATACCAAGTACCACCAACGCGCATAATTTTTGAGATCACCGAGTCAGCGAGTATCAATAATTTAAAAGCAACCCGCAAAATGATAGAAAAGCTCAATAAACTTGGCTGTCACTTCTCTATTGATGATTTTGGTACAGGCTTTAGCACCTTTAACTATTTAAAACAGTTACCAGCTCAGCACGTAAAAATTGATGGCTCGTTTGTCAGTGACATGCTTAACGACCCTATAGATTTGGCACTCGTTAAGGCTATAAACGATATAAGCCGCTCCTTAGACAAACGCTCTGTTGCTGAATATGTTGAAAATAAAGAGATATTTTTTGCCCTAAAAGAGATAGGCGTAGATTATGGCCAGGGTTACTTTATTGCCCACCCAATACCTGTTGAAAAAATTAAAGGTGAGCTTGAAAAAATCTCAAAAAATAAAACGTTTTACCAACAATAA